A window of the Pseudomonas fluorescens genome harbors these coding sequences:
- a CDS encoding phage virion morphogenesis protein: MSGIEALNTRLDGLLAQLEPGARRALAKAIAKEIQPRQRKRIADQLNPDGSPFAKRKPQLRQKAGRVRRTMFSKLRTARYLKTSATSNSAVIGFVGEVERIARVHQFGLRDRVQKGGKEAQYAPRELLGFTDDDVSAIHDLVISHLAR; the protein is encoded by the coding sequence ATCGAAGCGCTAAACACCCGTCTCGATGGTTTACTGGCCCAACTTGAGCCCGGCGCACGCCGGGCACTTGCCAAAGCCATTGCCAAGGAAATTCAGCCTCGGCAGCGCAAGCGAATTGCCGACCAGTTGAACCCCGACGGCAGCCCATTTGCCAAGCGCAAACCCCAGCTCAGGCAAAAGGCCGGGAGAGTGCGTCGCACAATGTTCAGCAAGTTACGGACTGCTCGATACCTCAAGACGTCGGCTACCTCGAACAGCGCCGTCATCGGTTTTGTGGGCGAGGTTGAACGCATCGCGCGCGTGCACCAGTTCGGCCTCCGCGACCGGGTACAGAAAGGTGGCAAGGAAGCTCAGTACGCCCCTCGCGAACTGCTCGGTTTCACCGACGATGACGTCAGCGCGATTCACGACCTCGTAATCTCACACCTTGCCCGCTGA